The sequence CAATCGGTCCACCGACATCCCGGCACCACCCATGGACGATGAGGTGGCACCGGCGGCCGAACCCACACCGCCAAGCGAGGAACCCACATCCGAGCCACCGACACCCCCGAGTGACCCGGGCGCTGGATCGGTCTATGAGCCGCAGCCGCCGGCGGGTACCCCGGCAGCGATCATCCTCGGGCGCGGCGGCGGGGTGATCCCCCCAGCACTGCTAGCCGAACTGATCGCCAACGGCGCCACCGTCCGCAGCGTGTATCGCCCCGACGACATCGCCGACCCCGGCTACCGGCCCCCACAACCCTGCCAACGCTTCATCCGCATGCGCGATCTGACCTGCCGCTTCCCCGGCTGTGACCGCCCCGCCCAACACTGCGACATCGACCACACCATCCCCCACCCCGCCGGGCGCACCCACCCCTCCAACACCAAATGCCTATGCCGGCTACATCATCTGCTCAAAACATTCTGCGGCTGGCACGACCAACAACTACCCGACGGCACCATCACCTGGACAGCCCCCAGCGGACACACCTACACCACCCACCCGCTCAGCCGCATGCTGTTCCCACACTGGAACACCACCACCGCCGACCTACCCCCACCCGCACACCCACCCCCACCACCTTCAGCCCAACGCCACCTGAAGATGCCCCGCCGACGACGCACCCGCGCCGCCGACACCACCACACGCATCAACACCGAACGCACACTCAACAAGCGTGAGGTCAACCACTACGACCCCTACCGGCGATAGTTGGGGCGACCGCCGCCGGCGGCGATCTCACCCAGCATGGCGACTACGACACCGAATGCGAAATACAACGGTGGCAGCCACGGGCCTACTCCGAACAATCCATCGGAGTCGTCGTGGTAGGCGAACAAGCCAGCTTTGGCGAGTGTTATCTCGACTGCAGGACCGATAACGGCAGCGAGCACACCGCAAACCACCGACGGTCCGTCTCCTAAGACGCACCAGATGATCACCGCCATCGCGACGATCAGCGTCGTGCTCGGTACCGTAGGCGCACCGTGCACCAGCGCCGTCGTGACGTAGGTACCGATCACTGCGGCGACACCGGCGATCCCCTGTCGGACCGTGACGTCGGTGCGCGGATTCGGTAGATGCAGGCGGATCTCGGCCAGCGATGCAGTGGCCGCACCGACCAGAATTGGAAACCAAATCGGACTGCTCCACACGGACGGCACCGCGTCGGTGAAGTATTCGGTTGTTTCCGTGGTGACGTGGCTGTGGTCGCCGACCAGCGACGCCGCCGCACCCAACAGGAAGAAGAATGCCAACTCGCGCACGCGTAACTTCACGATCGCACCGTACGCGGCACTGGCTTACGCTTCGCGAGTTCTACCCCAGGGCTGTGGTGACCGCGTGCGCCACGACCCTCGTGCAGAAATCGACGCTCGACCGTACTCCGGGATTACTCGCCAACCTGCGGCAGTTCGTCAGCGGCAATTTCACAAGGCGTACCCGCATCGCCCACTGGTGCCGGCGGTGCCGACTCGGCCGCCGGTGGCGACGCCACAATAGGCGGCGGCAACGCCTCCGGTGCTGCCGGCGCAGGGTCTACCTCATCCGTGAGCAGCTGATCCTCCTGCGGCACAGGGTCTTCTGGCGGCAGATCACATGCGGTTTCGGCGTCGGCAGCTACGGCTTCATCATCGAGCTCGTCTGCCTCCTCATCGCCAAGCTCGTCATCCTCGGGCTCATCCTCGTCGAGATCCTCGACCTCCGCCGACTCGTCGACCTGGGGCATTTCGATGCCTTCCGGTTCGGTGAGCACGCCGTCTGCACCGCCCAACAAGCCTCCCAACGCCTCACCCATCTGCTGAGCGAATCCCGTTAAACCACTTCCGATATCGGGTAGACCGCCGCCAAGCGGCGGCATTGTCGGCGCAGGTGCGGCCGGTGCAGCAGCCGCCGGGTCGACCGCCGCTGGAGCTGCAGCGAGCGGCGCAACGGGCGACGGCACATCAGCGGGTGGCGCCGAGAAGGCCGGGGGGGCACTCCACGCTGCCGGAGCGACGGGCGCGACGGGCGCAACCGCCCCGACCGGTGCGGTGCTCGGCGCCGTCGCCGAGGCGTCGCGGCCCGCAGGGGTCCACGCCGGGCCGAGATCGCCTGGCACGTCGAACGTCGCAACCGCTTCCGAAGCCAGCTCAGCCGTCAACACGTCGTATGCCGCCCCGATCGCGTCGACGGCAGCGCGCATCGCTGTCAACCATTCGCCGCCGATCACATTGGTGACAAACGGTTTTACCTCCTGGTCGACCAGTTCGCTGGCCGCTGCCCGGTCACCCGCGCCAGTGGTCACGGTGTGCGCCGCGGCCAACCAGTCAGCACGCTGCCCATCGACACGCTCGTCGATGGCCGTCACCGTCGCAACCTTGCCATCGACGCTCTGCCATAACTTGTCGCGCAGCTCGGCCAGTCCGTGCGCCGCGGTGCGCACAGCGGTCGCCACCAGCGCCGACGCTTCGCCGTGGCGACGCAAGAACTCCCGCGACGCCTCGGCGCCACGCCCCTGCCACCCCACCATCAGCGCCACCCGTTGGGCATCCTGACGGGTGAGTGCCTCCTCCGTCGCCGTCGCCGCCGCCTGCAGCGCCGAGCAATCCGCATCCAATGCGACCAGATTGAGTCCGTCCTCACTGGCGTATTGCTCACGCACCTGTGCCGCATTCATGGTCAGATCGGGGTGCTCATAGCCAAGCATGCGGCACGCCCAGACGTAGTTCTGCACAGCATCCACCGACGGCATGCCTTCGGCCAATCGCGATGCGGCATCGAACTTCTCGGCCATCGCTCAACCTACCCGCGAGCCGGCGCGGAAATCGGCATCGGCGTAGCGGTCCGCGGATGCACGCAAAACAGCGGCGATCTCACTGCACGCGCGCGACCACTGCCGCACCTGATACGCCACCTGCTCCACGACGTCGCGCACAGCGTCGCCACGCGCGACATATGCCCGACCTGCGGTCGCTCCATCGAACGTCAGCCCGCTCAGATGCGTGCGCACGGCAGCGTCGAGGATTTCGGCCACCGTCTGGTACTCGTCGGCGACGCTGCGCAGCGTCGCAACGTCAACGCGCGCGACGTCAGGTTCTCCCATACACGTTTGGACGCGCCGAGCAGCCGTTCGGTTCCATCCTCAGCGGACGGCGCTGACCTGCTCGGCCACCCGCACGGCCAACTGCCGTGCAGTGTCCTCGTCGGCCGCTTCCACCATCACCCGGACAACCTGCTCAGTTCCCGAGGGCCGCAGCAGGATTCGACCTGTGTCGCCAAGCGCGGCTTCAGCCTCGGCCACGGCGGTGCGCACCGACGGCGCGTCGGCGACCGTCGCCTTGTCCGCCACCGCGACGTTGATCAGCACCTGGGGCAGGGTCTGCATCGGATCGGCCAGCGCCGCGAGCGGCTTGCGCGTCTGCGCCATCCGCGACATCAACCGCAGCGCCGTGACGATCCCGTCGCCCGTGGTGCCCAACGTCGGCATGACGATGTGGCCGGACTGCTCGCCGCCGAGCGAGAACTCGCCCGCGCGCAGTTCCTCGAGCACGTATCGGTCGCCGACGCTGGTGGTGCGCACGGTAACGCCCGCCGCGCGCATCGCAAGATGCAGCCCGAGATTACTCATCACGGTCGTGACCAGCGTGTTGGACGCCAGCTCGCCGGCTTCTTGCATCGCGAGCGCCAGGATCACCATGATCGCGTCGCCGTCGACGATGCGGCCGCGCGCGTCGACGGCCAGGCACCGGTCGGCGTCGCCGTCGTGAGCGATCCCCAAGTCTGCGCCGTGGGACACCACTGCGGCCTGCAGAGCCTCCATGTGCGTCGAGCCGCAGCGGTCGTTGATGTTGAGGCCGTCGGGTGCGGCGTTGATCGCGATGACGTTGGCGCCGGCGGCCCGGTAGGCCTGCGGTGCGGCCACCGAGGCGGCGCCGTGGGCGCAGTCCACGACGACGGTCAGGCCGTCGAGGCGGGTGGTGACCGCCTTTCCGGCGTGACGCAGGTAGCGGTCGAGGGCGTCATCGGCGTCGACGACTCGCCCGATGCTCGCGCCGACGGGCCGGTCGCCGGGGCCTTGGTGGACCAGTTCTTCGATCCGGTCCTCGGTGGCGTCATCGAGCTTGTGGCCGCCGGGTCCGAAGATCTTGATGCCGTTGTCGGGCATCGGGTTGTGCGACGCGCTGATCATCACGCCGAAGTCGGCGTCGTAGGCGCTGGTGAGATATGCCACAGCCGGCGTCGGGACCACGCCGACCCGCAGCGCATCGACTCCCTCGCTGGTCAGACCGGCGATCACGGCCGCTTCCAGCATCTCGCCGCTGGCCCGCGGGTCGCGGCCCACGACGGCTACCCGGCGGGCGTGGCCGCCGACGCTTCCCAGCCGACGAGCTGCCGCCGAGCTCAGGGCCAGTGCCAGTTCCGCGGTCAGAGCCTGGTTGGCGACCCCACGCACGCCGTCGGTGCCGAACAGTCGAGCCATGCCGACAAACTTCTCACAGATGCCAGCGGAAAAAGAAACCGGTGAGCGTGCCGCCCGTGCCGCCGCCGAATCGGTATCGAACCGCGACTCACCGCCCGCATCTGGACAGACACGGGCGGTGAGCATGGTGTCGTTATTTATTTGTCAGCCCCCGAGGATGGCGAGGATCTGGT comes from Mycolicibacterium pulveris and encodes:
- a CDS encoding diacylglycerol-binding protein, with protein sequence MKLRVRELAFFFLLGAAASLVGDHSHVTTETTEYFTDAVPSVWSSPIWFPILVGAATASLAEIRLHLPNPRTDVTVRQGIAGVAAVIGTYVTTALVHGAPTVPSTTLIVAMAVIIWCVLGDGPSVVCGVLAAVIGPAVEITLAKAGLFAYHDDSDGLFGVGPWLPPLYFAFGVVVAMLGEIAAGGGRPNYRR
- a CDS encoding type VII secretion target codes for the protein MGEPDVARVDVATLRSVADEYQTVAEILDAAVRTHLSGLTFDGATAGRAYVARGDAVRDVVEQVAYQVRQWSRACSEIAAVLRASADRYADADFRAGSRVG
- the glmM gene encoding phosphoglucosamine mutase produces the protein MARLFGTDGVRGVANQALTAELALALSSAAARRLGSVGGHARRVAVVGRDPRASGEMLEAAVIAGLTSEGVDALRVGVVPTPAVAYLTSAYDADFGVMISASHNPMPDNGIKIFGPGGHKLDDATEDRIEELVHQGPGDRPVGASIGRVVDADDALDRYLRHAGKAVTTRLDGLTVVVDCAHGAASVAAPQAYRAAGANVIAINAAPDGLNINDRCGSTHMEALQAAVVSHGADLGIAHDGDADRCLAVDARGRIVDGDAIMVILALAMQEAGELASNTLVTTVMSNLGLHLAMRAAGVTVRTTSVGDRYVLEELRAGEFSLGGEQSGHIVMPTLGTTGDGIVTALRLMSRMAQTRKPLAALADPMQTLPQVLINVAVADKATVADAPSVRTAVAEAEAALGDTGRILLRPSGTEQVVRVMVEAADEDTARQLAVRVAEQVSAVR